CATAGCCGCCGATGTGCCGTTCCGGATCCGCGCCAGGCCCAGTCCGCTTTTCGCTGGTGTCGATGATTTCGGTGATGATCGCCCCGGAAAGGATGGCGTTGGCATTGATTTTGTCGGCAGCCAGATCGAGTGCACAGTTGCGCGTGAACGCGTTGAGGCCTGCTCGAGAAGAAGAATATGCTCCGTTGCCATTCAGCACGGGGTGCATGCTGCCAATAGTCGTCACATTGATAATGCGCCCCCCCGCCAGCGAGGCGCATCAGCGGCACGGCTGCTTTGGTGGTGAGAAACGCGCTCTTGAGGTTGGTTGCCTGGACCCGATCCCATTCGTCCGGCTCGATCTCCAGCAGGTCACGGTTGTGATTGTCGACTACAGCATTGACCAGGACATCCAGCTTGCCGTGCTCTCGTGCCACTCGCTCAAACAATGCTTCCACGGCGGAAGCATCGCGCACATCGGCGACTACGCTTGCACTATTCCCTGCGGTGGTGGCGGCGTTGTTGAGCCGCTCGGCATGAACTTCATCATCGACAAACAAGACAGTCGCGCCGGCCGCCTGCAGTCCGGTCCCTATCGCACGGCCATGCCCGACCGCCGCGCCCGTGACCAAGGCCACCTTGCCGTCGAGAGCAAACAGCTCATGAAGGAATCGACCGGGTTCCACTGATCTAGGCATAAACTCTCCCCATTGCGCCGGTACGCTTCCGGTCATTTTCACGGCACGTTGTCGCAACTCCGCTGCGTCTGATCAGTCAGACAGTCGTATTCGGAACAATTCCAAAATCGGAGCGAGTATCGCTGGAAAGAAGGCGAAGGCGCCGATCCACGTCACGGCCGGTCCTGCCAGCGAGTGGCGGGCGCCAGATAGACGATCATATGTGCGATCTTGCCGTCCGCGTTCACCATCATCCGATCGATCGCGCTGAGTGTGTAATTGCCGTCTGCGGAATTGGACCACCGCCCTTTGTCATCCTGATGCATACGGGTCTCAAGCTCCATCACACAGACGCGGTGGGTGCGGTCTTCAGTAAAGCGGGCGGCGCGGACAGTTGGCGTGCTGGCGCCGAGAAAGGCAGAATAAAAGGCCTTGATCGGTGCTCTTCCCCGCAAAATACGGCCCTGTGGATTGTAGAACACGGCGTCGCCGGCGAACAGATTTCCCACTTCCTGGTACTTGCCCTGCTGGATTATCTGCACATATTGCGCAGCCACCTCACAGGCGGGACCAGCGTCCGCCGCGAAAGCAGATGAAGCCGGACTCAGCGCCAGGATCAGAGCCACAATCAACCATTTCATGACACTTCCTTGCTCACCGTTCGGCACAAAATTTGCAGTCAGAGTATCGTCGGCATAGACTGCGTTAACCTGTCAACGCGAAGGCGCGACGCTACTTAAAAACGACCTCCAAGCGGACTAACTTGTGTACACGGTCGCCTTGCAGATATGCTCGCCCTCCTTGAGAGGCGCGCTCGAGCCGGCAACCCTGCCTTAAAACACCCCCGACTCCAAAAGCGCAAATTTTTGATCCATCATTCAAATATGCTTTGGAGACCGGCGTCAACGAAAATAGAGAGCGCGGCGTCGATTCACCTCTCCGGACGACGAGCGGATTAATGGCACGCGAGAATTAGGACGCGGAAGTCGGGCCCGAACGACCGAAATTAAACGCGCGAGGCCGTGGGAAGCGCTCGACAGGCCCGTAGAGCAGGTTCATCCTTCGGGTGATGTGATCGAAGCCTGCCATCTGGCCTTCGCGGCGATGACACCGTCCATCTCAGCGATCCCGCTTAAGGGAACGTCGTATTCCGCCAAATCGTCAATCGTCGCGAGATGTCCCGCGATGTCCTCGGGGGATGGCGGTGTCGAACCTGGATGGTACCACCCCCCTGCTAGCCCCAACGAACAGGCGGCTGTATCGCCCTCCAAGTGCTGAATACATATGCTGCGAAAACGTGCAGGCAGAACTCGCGAGATAGGCGACGAGAGCCGCAACGAATGAAGGGTCGTTGCCCTCGGCAAACTGGCGTGAACGCTCCGTTGCTGCGGCGATAAACTCGCCATCGGACCGGACGTCTCCGGGCTGACCGCCTAGGCGCCCTCCGGAAGCGTTGGGAAACAAACAGTTCACCACAATTCCGGGAGGGGCCTCCTGGGCGATCACGTTCATCAGTCCGATCATTGCCGTCTTGGCGGCACCGTAATTGGCGCGCAGCGGATTTCCGAACATACCGGATTGCGAGCTGACCAGGACGATGCGGCCATAGCCCTGGCGCACCATCTGTCGATACGCGGGCTGCGCCAAATAGAACGCGCCCTTCAGGTGAACGGCGAGCACCGCCTCGATGTCTTCGGCGGTCAGTTCGCCAAAACGGCCGTTTCGCTGGTTCCCTGCGTTATTGATGAGTGCATCGACGCGGCCGAACGCGTTCATCGCGGCGCCAACGATCGCTTCACCGCCGGCCTCGGTCCCTACAGTATCATAATTCGGAATTGCCCGTCCGCCGGCGGCCCGGATTTCCTTCACGACATCATCGGCGAGGCTGGGCGAGGCGCCCTCGCCCGTCGTGCTCCCGCCCAGATCATTCACCACGACTTCGGCACCCCGGGAGGCAAGCAGTTTGCAATAGGCACGGCCAAGACCGCCACCCGCGCCGGTAACGATCACAACTTGTCCCGAGTAATCGATCGATTTGGCCATGGCCTTTACCTTTCTAGAGGGGGGCAGCCGTTTTATCCGATGACCGGCATGCCTCTGCAGGACAGCCGGACCCGATGCGGAAGCGAACTCTCAATCTATTCTAACGAGCCGACAATCAAATCCCCATTCAAATTCTTTACAAGGTTGCGAAGCGGCACCATCACCGTATGGGTCAGTCAGAATTCGTCCGCTCCGGCTTTTCACAGGGTTGTCCATGCCTGCATCTGCCAACGTCAAAAAATCCAAGAAGCCCTTGAGCGACGCCACGAAATCCGAACTCACGCGTCAACGCATACTTGATTCCGCAGCGCGGGTTTTCGCCCAGCGCGGCTATGCGCATACACGTCTCATCGACGTGGCTCGCGAAGCCCAGTCCCATGCTGGAGGTATCTATTACTATTTTGCCTCCCGCGAAGCGCTCGTCGAGGAATTGCTGAGCATTTCGACCCAAAGGTCGGTTTCTCTGGTCCGCGAAGCACTCCAGGCTCTCAGAAGCGATGCCACAACTTTTGAGAAGCTGCGCACTGCGATCACGGCGCAACTCACCAGCCTCCTCGCTGGAGACAGCTACAATATAGCCTTCAACAAGATCTATCCTCAGGTTCCCGAGACCATTCTCGATCGCCATCGAACGATCTTGCGTGAGTATTTCGAAATCTGGCGCGACATCATCCGGCAAGGACAGGCGCAAGGGGAAATTCGCGCCGATGTCGATGCGGCCGTGATGCGGCTTACGATCGTCGGATCGATTCAATGGGCGGTGGAGTGGGCGCGGCCGCAGAACTCCTCCGCCGAAATTCTCGGCGAGCAGATGGCCAACGTGTTTTTCTCAGGCATCAAGGCGGAGAAATAGCAAGATGTCGTTGGGATCGCCACCAGCCTGCAACGGGATCGACCAGCGTGGTGCCCCGAGCCCCATGCCATTCTAGGCTTCACCGAACATGCGATATGCTGAGCCCGCGAGAGGGGTAGGCACGAAACCATCTCCATGCGCCCAATCCAGAAAGCCCAGCGACGCGCTTGTGCCGCCGTCGACATGGACGGTGGTTCCGGTAATGGAGCGCGAAAGTCCGGATGTCAGGAATAGCACTGCATCGGCGAGATCATCGGTGGTGGGAGCCCGCTTGGTCGGAATGTACATCTCGAGCCCTTGGGTCATGACGCCGTCGGGGAGGTCCATCATCTTGGCAATCGTGTCCGGATCGAGTGCTTCGACATTGCCGCGCGAGGCGGTGGTGTCGGGAGCGATGCAGTTAACGCGTATGTTCTCGGCACCGAGCTCGACCGCCATGGCCCGGGAAAAGTTTGTGGTCGCAGCTTTCGCCCCGGCGTAGACCGAAAAAGTCGCAGCGCCGCGGTGGGCTTCGATTGTTGTGAAATTTACGATGCTTGCGCCTTCGCCACTACGGCGCAGAAGTGGCAAGGCCGCGCGCACGGACTGGATAACGTATCCGAAGTTGAGTTGGATGTCTTTCACGTCCTGGGCCGCGTCGCCGTCTTCGAACCGCCGCCGCCGCGTTCCACCCGCCACGTTGACCACGATATCTAGGCGTTCCGCCTGTTCGCCGACCATTGCGAAAAACCGTTCGACGGCGCCTTGCTCGGTGACGTCGCACAGCGCGGCCTCGGCCCTCACGCCGAGCGCTTCCGCGGCTCCCCGCGTAGCCTCGAGCGAGTCTTCATCAGCATCGCCGATGAAGACAGCGACTCCCTCGCCAGCCAACGCCAGTGTGATGGCGGTCCCGATCCCGTAGCCGCCGCCGAGCACCGCCGCGACCTTGCCCGAAAGAGCGGCACGGTCCACCAGCCTGCTCATCGACGTCTCTCCACCTTTTCCCATTTTCTGGTCGTTTCCGAGAGCACCGCGGCTTCGACTGCCGCATGCGCATGCGCGGCATCGCTGAAGGAAGGCGAACCATCGCCGGAGCCGGTGCGAATAACCCGCACCATGTCGGCGAAGAGATTGCCGATCGGTGCCATGAACGGTGGTGAATTGATCTTCGAAAGGTTCGTGCCCGGCACTTCGTAGAAACGCTCGGGAATATCGACCTCTACCCCCGACGGTTCGACGGTTGGCTGACCATAGTGCAAGGTGGTTGTCGTATCGCAGAACCCGGGATCGCGGGCGACGAGCCGGCCCGCGGACCCGCAAACGTCCAGATAGAACCCGGGGGCATCGGCCATCGCCCAGCTGACGTTGATGTTTGCCAGACCGCCTGAACGGAAGCGCAGCATGGCCAGCCCGAAATCGGGCGTTTGCGGTCGCAGGACCGAGCCATCCTCGAAGTTGAGTTCCTTCACGAAGATGTCCGAAGCTCCGATGATTTCCTCGACCTCACCAAACAGATACAGCAGGCAGAGAATGGTGTGGCTGCCGAAGTTGCGCCATGCGGATGCACCGCTCGCCTTCTCCGCCAGCCAGGGGTAAGGCGTGCCGCCCCCGCCCATATGGCAAAGGGTATAGGTAAACCCATCGTGGACGTAGAGCGGCAGCTGCAGATGGATAGTGGCCGTGAAGAACTTCCCGATCGCGCCCTCGTCGATCATTTCCTTCATCTTCCGAATTGCGGGCGTCCAACGCCATTGGGCATCCACGACGCCAACCAGGTTCTTGCTGAGCGCAAGATCCCGCATCGCCTCGGCCCGCTCGGTCGAAGTCGCAAACGGCAGGCAGTTGTAGACATGCTTGCCTGCGCTCAATGCAGCCATCACCATGTCGTACCGCTGTGACGGCTTG
The window above is part of the Novosphingobium sp. G106 genome. Proteins encoded here:
- a CDS encoding SDR family oxidoreductase, producing the protein MLNGNGAYSSSRAGLNAFTRNCALDLAADKINANAILSGAIITEIIDTSEKRTGPGADPERHIGGYGKSEDLIAAALLLAGPGGSFISGQLLAVDGGFQVA
- a CDS encoding nuclear transport factor 2 family protein produces the protein MKWLIVALILALSPASSAFAADAGPACEVAAQYVQIIQQGKYQEVGNLFAGDAVFYNPQGRILRGRAPIKAFYSAFLGASTPTVRAARFTEDRTHRVCVMELETRMHQDDKGRWSNSADGNYTLSAIDRMMVNADGKIAHMIVYLAPATRWQDRP
- a CDS encoding SDR family NAD(P)-dependent oxidoreductase, whose protein sequence is MAKSIDYSGQVVIVTGAGGGLGRAYCKLLASRGAEVVVNDLGGSTTGEGASPSLADDVVKEIRAAGGRAIPNYDTVGTEAGGEAIVGAAMNAFGRVDALINNAGNQRNGRFGELTAEDIEAVLAVHLKGAFYLAQPAYRQMVRQGYGRIVLVSSQSGMFGNPLRANYGAAKTAMIGLMNVIAQEAPPGIVVNCLFPNASGGRLGGQPGDVRSDGEFIAAATERSRQFAEGNDPSFVAALVAYLASSACTFSQHMYSALGGRYSRLFVGASRGVVPSRFDTAIPRGHRGTSRDD
- a CDS encoding TetR/AcrR family transcriptional regulator — translated: MPASANVKKSKKPLSDATKSELTRQRILDSAARVFAQRGYAHTRLIDVAREAQSHAGGIYYYFASREALVEELLSISTQRSVSLVREALQALRSDATTFEKLRTAITAQLTSLLAGDSYNIAFNKIYPQVPETILDRHRTILREYFEIWRDIIRQGQAQGEIRADVDAAVMRLTIVGSIQWAVEWARPQNSSAEILGEQMANVFFSGIKAEK
- a CDS encoding SDR family NAD(P)-dependent oxidoreductase; amino-acid sequence: MSRLVDRAALSGKVAAVLGGGYGIGTAITLALAGEGVAVFIGDADEDSLEATRGAAEALGVRAEAALCDVTEQGAVERFFAMVGEQAERLDIVVNVAGGTRRRRFEDGDAAQDVKDIQLNFGYVIQSVRAALPLLRRSGEGASIVNFTTIEAHRGAATFSVYAGAKAATTNFSRAMAVELGAENIRVNCIAPDTTASRGNVEALDPDTIAKMMDLPDGVMTQGLEMYIPTKRAPTTDDLADAVLFLTSGLSRSITGTTVHVDGGTSASLGFLDWAHGDGFVPTPLAGSAYRMFGEA
- a CDS encoding Gfo/Idh/MocA family protein codes for the protein MSRTLKVGVIGANWTLNFHAPAWRMLPGVEVAAVCTSREATARAAAERAGIERAYWNVEDMVADPDLDIIDVGTKPSQRYDMVMAALSAGKHVYNCLPFATSTERAEAMRDLALSKNLVGVVDAQWRWTPAIRKMKEMIDEGAIGKFFTATIHLQLPLYVHDGFTYTLCHMGGGGTPYPWLAEKASGASAWRNFGSHTILCLLYLFGEVEEIIGASDIFVKELNFEDGSVLRPQTPDFGLAMLRFRSGGLANINVSWAMADAPGFYLDVCGSAGRLVARDPGFCDTTTTLHYGQPTVEPSGVEVDIPERFYEVPGTNLSKINSPPFMAPIGNLFADMVRVIRTGSGDGSPSFSDAAHAHAAVEAAVLSETTRKWEKVERRR